One Halosegnis longus DNA window includes the following coding sequences:
- the cofD gene encoding 2-phospho-L-lactate transferase, whose protein sequence is MVTFLAGGTGTPKLLHGAAATFPPADTPVVANTGDDVELAGHLVCPDLDTQLFADAGELDTETWWGLADETTETHDALHEFAERAGLGTDPRYLDAEAQTSGRRLARWRRFSGVGEFMLIGDRDRAVHLTRTGRLDEGDTLTEATAVLREALGVERTILPMSDDPVATIIHTPDGEQHFQEWWVANGGEPAVEEVEFRGADEAEPTPEVVDALAEPVVIGPSNPVTSLGPMLAMESFREALGSTPVVAVSPFVGDEVFSGPAGKLMAATGREPSTAGVASVYEFADAFVLDAEDDTDLARPTVRTDTTLDTPEDSARVARAVERALGEVT, encoded by the coding sequence ATGGTAACGTTCCTCGCCGGCGGCACGGGGACGCCGAAACTCCTCCACGGAGCCGCAGCGACGTTTCCGCCCGCCGACACGCCCGTGGTCGCCAACACCGGCGACGACGTCGAACTCGCGGGCCACCTCGTCTGTCCGGACCTCGATACGCAACTGTTTGCCGACGCCGGCGAACTCGACACCGAGACGTGGTGGGGACTCGCCGACGAGACGACCGAAACCCACGACGCGCTCCACGAGTTCGCCGAGCGCGCCGGACTCGGAACCGACCCCCGGTATCTCGACGCCGAGGCACAGACGAGCGGTCGGCGACTCGCCCGCTGGCGACGGTTCTCGGGCGTCGGTGAGTTCATGCTCATCGGCGACCGCGACCGCGCCGTCCACCTCACCCGGACGGGCCGGCTGGACGAGGGCGACACCCTGACCGAGGCGACGGCCGTGTTGCGCGAGGCGCTCGGCGTCGAGCGCACGATTCTCCCGATGAGCGACGACCCCGTCGCGACCATCATCCACACGCCCGACGGCGAACAGCACTTCCAGGAGTGGTGGGTCGCGAACGGCGGAGAACCGGCCGTCGAGGAGGTGGAGTTCCGGGGGGCAGACGAGGCCGAGCCGACGCCCGAGGTGGTGGACGCGCTCGCCGAGCCGGTGGTCATCGGCCCGTCGAATCCGGTTACCTCACTCGGCCCGATGCTCGCGATGGAATCGTTCCGCGAGGCGCTCGGTTCGACGCCCGTCGTCGCCGTCTCCCCGTTCGTCGGCGACGAGGTGTTTTCCGGCCCCGCCGGGAAGCTGATGGCCGCGACGGGTCGCGAGCCGTCGACCGCCGGCGTCGCCTCGGTGTACGAGTTCGCCGACGCGTTCGTCCTCGACGCCGAAGACGACACCGACCTCGCGCGTCCGACCGTCCGCACCGACACGACACTCGATACGCCGGAGGACAGCGCCCGGGTCGCGCGTGCCGTCGAGCGCGCACTCGGGGAGGTGACCTGA
- a CDS encoding tRNA-dihydrouridine synthase, which produces MFTPPLALASLSGEADAAWAEAGSEWAGCAFVGGVSLDASTREAARELVARDRSEFLPADPIAFIDDQLAALADVALRPGVNVRATSTDPLREAARVAADRDAILEVNAHCRQEELCAVGAGETLLRDTDRLREYVRVASETGAAVGVKLRAETGVDLPTLASDLEAAGADCLHVDCMDTESVVGDIADACDCFLIANNGVRDRATVREYLDYGADAVSVGRPSDSPRVLERVHDALPEVTRA; this is translated from the coding sequence ATGTTCACGCCGCCGCTCGCGCTCGCGTCGCTCTCCGGTGAGGCCGACGCCGCGTGGGCCGAAGCCGGGAGCGAGTGGGCCGGCTGTGCGTTCGTGGGTGGCGTCTCGCTCGACGCGTCGACCCGCGAGGCCGCCCGCGAACTGGTGGCCCGCGACCGCTCGGAGTTTCTCCCCGCGGACCCGATTGCGTTCATCGACGACCAGCTCGCGGCGCTCGCGGACGTGGCTCTCCGACCCGGTGTAAACGTCCGGGCGACGAGCACCGACCCGCTCCGCGAGGCGGCCCGCGTCGCCGCCGACCGCGATGCGATACTGGAGGTGAACGCCCACTGCCGACAGGAGGAACTCTGTGCGGTCGGGGCCGGCGAGACGCTCCTGCGAGACACGGACCGACTCCGTGAGTACGTCCGCGTCGCCAGCGAGACCGGTGCGGCAGTCGGGGTGAAACTGCGCGCCGAGACCGGTGTCGACCTGCCGACCCTCGCCAGCGACCTCGAAGCCGCGGGTGCCGACTGTCTCCACGTCGACTGCATGGACACCGAGTCGGTCGTCGGTGACATCGCCGACGCCTGCGACTGCTTTCTCATCGCGAACAACGGGGTGCGCGACCGAGCGACCGTCCGCGAGTATCTCGACTACGGGGCCGACGCCGTGAGCGTCGGGCGACCGTCGGACAGCCCGCGCGTGCTCGAACGGGTCCACGACGCGCTGCCGGAGGTGACTCGCGCGTGA